ACCAACCAATTCCACTGGCATAAACATGTACACATAATGAAACTTCATCTGCTAATGATATAAGGCGTGCATTTTGTAACTACTTTAGTAATGAAGGATCTGTTCCATGGCAAGAATCTAGGATTGACATATAATGCATTAaactaaattgtaaattataatattcatatCAATGTGAgcttaattataatatatatatatatatatatatatatatatatatatatatatatatatatatatatatatatatatatatatatatatatatatatatatatatatatatatatatatatatatatatatatatatatacagtatatgttatagtTATGTTAAGAACTTATTTATGTtactaataatgttaataaaaagcaTGAATACTTACAATGTTATCTATTGATCCTCATTACCAACTTCTTCCTCATCATCCATCGTTGACACTCAGTGTTGCTGCAATTCCTGGTCACGAAGGAATGCTAGGTCATCGAAATACCACAGAGAAGGCGTGTAGATATCGAAACCACAACCTGACTTCATACTATTCATCACCTTCTTCAGTTGGATGGAGTGGCATCCGGGTCTATTTCTcgtaatttttcaattaattttaagtAACATTCACTTTTTAAGTCTGTTCTTATAatcttcactttttattttccataaggCAGGAAAATCTTGGTACAGTTGTATGAACTCTCTCCAAAATTTCTGAGAGTCCCGTGTACTAGCCAAGGTGGCAAAGGAAAGACTGAGCTGTTGGCACAATCATTGCCACTAACTATCACTCATGATGCTGTAACCACTATGATAGAGCAAACAATACTCAATCATCTGCGCAAACACTTAGTCACATGCACTCACAAAGGATATGCTTGCACAAACATGGATATTGTACAGTCATGATTGACAGTGTATTTGGGTCTTTATGTCAACAAGGAAATGTTgtagataaacacttgggtttctgttaacttgaatatatttacattaaaacacttaaatcagaagaatgggggaTAATAGGCAGGTAAAACGAAGTTCTGCCAAGTGGTCAAATATTACAGCtgtttaaaaatactgaagagaTAGTGGGTAATCCTCTTGAAAAGGACGCTGTAGAGAAGCTTGTAGTGGCTATACCACGGCAAGGAGCACAAGACAAGCGgttgtttccacagctaacaaCACCATCTGCAACTGAGAATGCAAGCAGTTATGGTTGGGAAAAATAGCGATATCGGGTGAGTTGAGTGTCACACagatggtgccaagataacttgattctTGTGTGAGATGCTTACGTTAAAGTTACCACTGTACTAAGTCAGATCTTGTGAGAAATTgcacttaagaaaagaaaatgggatttagTAGAAGATCAAaagatatgtgactgttgaaaTAATCCCAAATCAGGATGTTACCTTGGAGGGGCTTGTTGAATTTCACCAGGAAGGTGGGGGAGATATATCATGGGGTGTGAGAACAATCGTTGGCTGATTGTTCtcttgttgcctcctttgtttgtgtttttcttgctgctGAGTTGACATCTGTTGGATAgtgtcagacttcgtcagtcaggtccagggcagcagcaagccaggtccagggcagcagcaagtcaggttttggaaagcagatcGGCAGGTTCTCGACAATGGTCTGTtgagaacacagcagcagcagttttctgaggatcatcTTGAGGGTGATGGCAGCAGCCGCAGTTTTCTGtggatgtttcgatggctcaaccgttgttggtcatctgtgtgaggatttgttccttcggcagcaattggctgtctcgacaactcttaggagtttgtatgtttgtgactGTTTGTCTTGTGTGCGCattttactattactgtattatgctgcctgtttttggattatgctgcctgtttttgaatttgttgtaagctttattttacagttttttcattcatttataatgctgtgtttttgtatgtgttatGCTGCCTGATTTTGTGTTTACTATAACATGTATTCTACTGCCTGATTTTGCATTTATGCTgtggttttatttatgattttttttgttatggttatgctgcttatgaattgtttattgagATTAAACTATTTAATTGGGTGTTTACTGTTGCtgctttgttattgttaattctttatgtataacatttatttgatttgtttgtaagtggacctgactcacttgtacgtttgtatataataaattaatcttaaggttatttttttaattttgttctgctccttcttagcttgtcacctttcgtcagtcattatagcctaattgcttgtttttgttaagAACCTGGTGATCTCAAACTAGCGAGAAAATAAGATTGGCagccttgccaggattggttctgttttggctggtgggggtgtggcagcatcaggggaagtatttttgtgattgaaaaaaaaatgttgtaaatttttatttctgttaggtAGGGAGGTGTGAGAATAATTTTTGgctgattgttcccttgttgcttcctttgtttgtgtttgttttccttGCTGGTGAGTTGATGTCtgttggatggtgtcagacttcgtcagtcaggtccaggacaagAGCATGTCTGGTTTTGGAAAGCAGATCGGTAGGTTCTCGACAATGGTCTgtcgagaacacagcagcagcagttttctgaggatcacctcaAGGTTGATGGGAGCAGCCGCAGTTTTCTGAGAATGTtttgatggctcaaccgttgttggtcatctgtgtgaggatcaCCTTGAGGGTGGTGGCAGCAgccgcagttttctgaggatgtttcgatggctcaaccgcagttggtcatctgtgtgagggtCACCTTGAGGGTGATGGCAGCAGCCACAGTTTTctgaggatgtttcgatggctcaactgctgttggtcatctgtgtgaggatcaCCTTGAGGGTGATGGCTTCAgccgcagttttctgaggatgtttcgatggctcaaccgttgttggtcatctgtgtgaggatttgttccttcggcagcaaatggctgtctcgacaactcttaggagtttgtatgtttgtgactGTATGTCTTGTATGCTCattttactattactgtattatgctgcctgtttttggattatgctgcctgtttttaaatttgttgtaagctttattttacaattttttcattcatttataatgctgtgtttttgtatgtattatgctgcctggttTTGTGTTTATTAGAACATGTATTCTACTGCCAGGTTTTGTATTTACCATAACATGTATTTAACTGATTTTGCATTTATGCTgtggttttatttatgatttttttttatggttatgctttttttaatggttatgctgcttatgaattgtttattgagATTAAACTATTTAATTGGGTTTTTACTGTTGCTGCTTTGTTATTGTTAAtccattatgtatatttatttgatttgtttgtaagtggacctgactcacttgtacatttgtatataataaattaatcgtaaggttatttttttcattttgttctgctccttctttgcttgtcacctttcgttagtcattacagcccaattgcttgtttttgttaagAACCTGGTGATCTCAAAGTAGCGAGATCATAAGACGGGGATATACTGGTAAGTAACTAGGGGGGCTGAAGGTAGCCACAAGGGACAAGCTCAAGAAGGAGCAGTCTAGGGGGCAAGTGTGAAGAGTCTGCTACCAAATGGGTTTCTGAGGGCGATGCCACTGTACCCCGCTTCTTATGACCTCGGTGGATTATTTTTGCTTTCCTCTCAGATGGCGCTCGGAATGCTAACGTCTGCTTTTGACGGTCAAGATGGTGGCCAAGTCACAAGGGCTGTGATCTTCCATTTTCTATGTCGAGGTCTCGTGTGGGCCTTCCAATCCAGGTGACCCGATGCATCCGTGAGGCAGGATTTTGTCTCCATTCGCATTCACCTGAAAGAGGCTTTTCAAAGCAGTCACCAGGTTtaggaaagattaagagattTACCAAAGGGGGAAGCATGGAGAGAATTAAGGAAGGGCTGgttttctcacgcccttcctctgTATGAACAATACTATATTTTACGTTATTGCAAGCTTGGAGGTTGAGTTGGTTTACTAAGAGGTCTCCCGCTTTGCAATATATGTATGCGTGCACTGGGGAGAGGTTTGATATCggaaaatgtaatgtatatatgtagatgtaccATAGGGTTTGTCCAAGTCCACACAGTGCTTTCACGGTGACATTTGGTGATacagagtaatatatatacacataatttatatatatatatatatatatatatatatatatatatatatatatatatatatatatatatatatatataaatcaggatagcaaaatTGAAGAGTAGTGAGTTTTTCAGAGTTATGAATTAGACATGTTTGCTGTAACAGACAAGATTAACTGGAATCGATAAATTggatttggagaataatttatgtttgtttatgtctgGCTTATGGGATAGAATGCGTTATCAAGGAGTTAGATTGCCGTTGGGATACAAGGCAGAGAAGGCTCTATGTGAATGGGATCCTATGGACGAGCGATTGACCTACGCCCTGTTCAAGTCAGATCATGGTAACatgatgcacctgatgaaaggaaagtcgcattttatgtaaagctgcaggaaggaataggaagagttgcTAGACAAGATGTTTTGATTTGTGTTGGAGACTTGAATGGAATAATGGGCTGCTTGAATGAGGGATTTGAGGCTTGTATGGGGAAGATGGTTGTTGGTGGTGGGATGAGTGAGAATGGCGTGATgtttgggagtttctgtctaTCAAATGACTTGGTTATTGGGGGCACACTTTTTCTACATCACAATTTACACAAGATGGCATTGGTGTCaccgtgtggaaaatataaaaagcagaTTGATCATATTACTGTTAGTAAAAGGCATAGAAGCGCTTTGCTAGATGTTCGTGATAATCGGGgagcagatattggtagtgatcatAAACTCAGctttgcaaaaataagacttaagctaaaaagtcagaagggaaaacctgttgttgataggtacgatattgatatgcttagaagggaaggagaggaaaaggatgaATTTAGAATACAAagcagaaacaggtttttggtgttggaaactttGGAGGATGGAGGGAGAAGTGTAGGTGAGATGTCGGGGGATGTGAATGAAGCTTTGtatgaggctgctggttgtatGATCAGGAGGAGACacagattgaggaaaaagatgtggat
The nucleotide sequence above comes from Macrobrachium rosenbergii isolate ZJJX-2024 chromosome 1, ASM4041242v1, whole genome shotgun sequence. Encoded proteins:
- the LOC136840580 gene encoding uncharacterized protein yields the protein MVVGGGMSENGVMFGSFCLSNDLVIGGTLFLHHNLHKMALVSPCGKYKKQIDHITVSKRHRSALLDVRDNRGADIGSDHKLSFAKIRLKLKSQKGKPVVDRYDIDMLRREGEEKDEFRIQSRNRFLVLETLEDGGRSVGEMSGDVNEALYEAAGCMIRRRHRLRKKMWMSEETWWYDQKER